Proteins encoded by one window of Esox lucius isolate fEsoLuc1 chromosome 4, fEsoLuc1.pri, whole genome shotgun sequence:
- the gask1b gene encoding Golgi-associated kinase 1B isoform X1: METCTHTGDIKKSLFFWLSFFFLRISKSFRRYSPSKRIILFFGACCVYLFFVVSQVGHSWPNQNRRFAIHQYKRSRGLYTLRFDVAEPSETADLPTGATGESLLDQTSLVPTRSNVMYITMKPRRVKPAILRGTVRPKLRRKAKRIKPNEGFTQKKIETLEREDWNLKRTNGLKIYWKQINTINNATHNVRSKVKMETEPHASAIRIYSETAPPWFSKEDISAMLFLADGKVTRIHEVSQKDSNPFLLFESTINGSLFLSDKDNINDNKLCRGRCGVIKSPLDTSEVFAFHLDRVLGLNRSVPAVSRTFPFVQDGQPCPVLLWEGFLSPGDNAESRSTVKMTWGEYQNSLKQRCWHKNVTPKPHSGCSSVHHYEWSKLSLFDFLLQIYTRLDRNCCGFRPRQEDVCVERGHHQECGDKDSVELANIIRRVHDPRHLVFTDNKGFFDRGEDNLDYKLLEGIKEFPEQAVKVLKSQRLRERLLQSLFLDKLYWESQGGRRGIEKLIDVIERRAQVFLTYINAHGIKVVPMNV; the protein is encoded by the exons ATGGAGACTTGTACACATACCGGGGACATAAAAAAATCTCTCTTTTTTtggttgagttttttttttctgaggaTATCCAAATCATTTCGCAGATATTCCCCGTCGAAAAGGATTATACTATTTTTTGGGGCatgttgtgtgtatttgtttttcgtTGTTTCCCAAGTTGGACATTCGTGGCCGAACCAGAATAGAAGATTTGCTATACATCAGTACAAACGCAGTCGTGGACTATACACTCTGAGGTTCGATGTTGCTGAACCCTCCGAAACTGCCGACTTACCAACCGGAGCCACGGGCGAATCTTTATTAGACCAAACCTCGTTGGTTCCGACTCGGTCCAATGTCATGTACATAACAATGAAACCAAGGCGCGTTAAACCTGCAATTTTAAGAGGTACAGTGAGACCAAAACTAAGGCGCAAAGCCAAGAGAATCAAACCAAATGAGGGGTTTACGCAAAAGAAAATTGAGACATTGGAGAGGGAGGATTGGAACCTAAAGCGCACGAATGGACTCAAAATATATTGGAAACAAATTAATACCATAAATAATGCAACACATAATGTAAGATCTAAAGTAAAAATGGAAACAGAACCTCACGCCAGTGCTATCCGAATATACAGTGAGACGGCACCGCCGTGGTTCAGCAAAGAGGACATCAGCGCCATGCTCTTTCTTGCTGATGGTAAAGTTACGCGCATTCATGAGGTTTCCCAAAAAGATTCTAACCCCTTCCTGCTGTTTGAAAGCACAATAAATGGGTCGTTGTTCCTCTCTGACAAAGATAACATCAATGACAATAAATTATGTCGAGGACGATGTGGAGTAATCAAAAGTCCCTTGGACACGAGCGAGGTTTTCGCTTTCCATTTGGATAGGGTCCTGGGACTGAATCGGAGCGTGCCAGCGGTTAGCAGGACGTTTCCGTTTGTACAAG ATGGACAGCCCTGTCCGGTGTTGCTTTGGGAGGGTTTTCTTTCACCAGGGGACAATGCAGAGAGCCGATCAACTGTGAAGATGACGTGGGGGGAGTACCAGAACTCCCTCAAACAGAGGTGCTGGCACAAGAACGTAACACCAAAGCCTCACTCGGGCTGCTCCAGCGTACACCATTATGAGTGGAGCAAACTGTCCCTGTTTGATTTTCTGTTGCAG ATATACACCCGGCTGGACCGGAACTGCTGTGGGTTCAGGCCTCGTCAGGAGGATGTCTGTGTCGAGCGGGGCCACCACCAGGAGTGTGGTGACAAGGACAGTGTGGAGCTGGCCAACATCATTCGGAGGGTTCATGACCCCAGGCACTTAGTATTCACTGACAACAAGGGATTTTTTGACCGTGGCGAGGACAACCTGGACTACAAACTACTGGAGGGAATCAAAGA GTTCCCAGAGCAGGCAGTGAAGGTGTTGAAGAGccagagactgagggagaggcTCCTCCAGTCACTATTCCTCGACAAGCTGTATTGGGAGAGCCAGGGAGGTAGGCGGGGCATTGAGAAGCTAATTGATGTCATTGAGAGGCGGGCCCAGGTTTTCCTTACATACATCAATGCCCACGGCATCAAAGTGGTGCCCATGAACGTATGA
- the gask1b gene encoding Golgi-associated kinase 1B isoform X2, whose translation MTWGEYQNSLKQRCWHKNVTPKPHSGCSSVHHYEWSKLSLFDFLLQIYTRLDRNCCGFRPRQEDVCVERGHHQECGDKDSVELANIIRRVHDPRHLVFTDNKGFFDRGEDNLDYKLLEGIKEFPEQAVKVLKSQRLRERLLQSLFLDKLYWESQGGRRGIEKLIDVIERRAQVFLTYINAHGIKVVPMNV comes from the exons ATGACGTGGGGGGAGTACCAGAACTCCCTCAAACAGAGGTGCTGGCACAAGAACGTAACACCAAAGCCTCACTCGGGCTGCTCCAGCGTACACCATTATGAGTGGAGCAAACTGTCCCTGTTTGATTTTCTGTTGCAG ATATACACCCGGCTGGACCGGAACTGCTGTGGGTTCAGGCCTCGTCAGGAGGATGTCTGTGTCGAGCGGGGCCACCACCAGGAGTGTGGTGACAAGGACAGTGTGGAGCTGGCCAACATCATTCGGAGGGTTCATGACCCCAGGCACTTAGTATTCACTGACAACAAGGGATTTTTTGACCGTGGCGAGGACAACCTGGACTACAAACTACTGGAGGGAATCAAAGA GTTCCCAGAGCAGGCAGTGAAGGTGTTGAAGAGccagagactgagggagaggcTCCTCCAGTCACTATTCCTCGACAAGCTGTATTGGGAGAGCCAGGGAGGTAGGCGGGGCATTGAGAAGCTAATTGATGTCATTGAGAGGCGGGCCCAGGTTTTCCTTACATACATCAATGCCCACGGCATCAAAGTGGTGCCCATGAACGTATGA